The nucleotide sequence TGAAACATcaagacattttaatattagTACAAGTTGCTCTGTATTTCCATTAGTGAACTATTATTGAAAATGAATTCGATAATAATTCACTTTGTTGTTACCCTCAATGCAGTTTTAGTCTTTCCTGTTGTGCAAACCTTTCTGGTGAAGCTGCTCCCAGAGAATGCATCTGTCAAAGCTCGACCTGCAATTCTGTCTTTTAAAACACTGTCGACAGAGTTGATGAAACTCGACTTTCCAGCACCAACTGGTCCATGAAGCAGAATCCTGAGATGTTTGACTTGATTGTTTTGAGGTTTGTAAGATTTCACAAACTCAAGATTGTCCTGGTACGTCctgtaaatgacagaaaataaaaaacctttgtGTTACTTTCAACAATGAGCTGTTTAAAAcatgttgagcagcagcagcacacacactgagggcacaatggaaacacactgactgaacatACATCATACTCACACTGACACCTCCCTCCATGGATGCTTAAAGAGTGTCGGACCAAATACAAGTgaccaaactgtgttttttgaGAAAGATTTCgttaattctttttttattattgttcatttgtttattggGACATTTGGAACATATTACAAGAAGCTGAAAATGTGACAGGACTTACCTGCTCCCATTGCTGTGAAGTAAAGACATTCAGACGACATGTTAATACAGGAAGTCACCCCAGTGGTGGAAGATGCATTCAGATTGTTTACTTAAGCATAACTGTCAAtacaacaatacaaaataaaagtttatatgAGTCAGAATTCTTTTGTCGAATTCCTATTGAACTACTTATTACCAGCAGCATACACTGCATTTTGTTATGTGAGAAAAATGACCTCATGGGTTTGTGCTGTTTATTCACTTGATGCAGTAAAGAAATTAGCTTTAGCTTGACAgtcacagggtaataataataactttaacactaactttatttgtatagcacttatctaaacaaggttacaaagggCTGCACAAAAATCCATggcaataaattaataaattaaaataacagttattcaattcagttcaatagTAACAGACAGATGGAAGTCCTTACCTTTGCTTATGTGGCTCTGGACGAAGGGACTCTGTAACATGGAGGACAAGATGCTTTTATCAAAGTCCAGACCTTATCTTTATTCAGACAAAGAACAATCACTCGCTGGCAGGGACCCaggtcaaatcaaatcaaaccaaactaATAAAAATGATTGTAACCCTTTAGAGCATCTGAAACTCATAATCTCAACTCTTAATGGTGCATTTCCTGGTTGGATCTGGCACCTCATTTGTCATCAGGAAATctttaaacaaatgttgtgtAACTCTATTCAAAATTGTCTGTTCTGCCATTGTTTTGCTTCTCTCTGACTTTAGTGTGGCTTCTGTTTTAGCACCATGGACAGATTACAGGTTACTTAGAGCAGAGGAGGTTGATAAACAGACAGAACatatatcatcatcataaaaAAGCATTATTTATGGGATTGTTTTAACAAATGAACCATTGCACTACACTGAAATCACACTTCCACTCAGGGTTATAATAACATGAGGAGAACATACCCTATCACCAGTGCTCTACCAGAGATGATGAGGTCATGAACCATCTGATGTGGATATCTGACTGTCTGAACTGTTGTTACCAGCTCATCCATGCTGAATCACATCAGAATTATATTTCGTTACagcagattattattttcttttagtttaaGTGAATGTgtagtatataaataaaaaatattttatatgagTAATAATTGTTCTGTCAAATTCCTATTGAACTATACCAGCTGCATATACTTACAGCATGTTGTTATGTGAGGAAATAAATATGTTGTGCTGTTTATTCACTTGATGCACTGATCGTTATGTCAAAGTAAAGAAATTAGCTTTAGCTTGACAGTCACAGTAGAAGTCACAGATAGATTTAAAGGGCCCATATTTTACACCTTTCTGTGATTTAAGGTATTGGTGAGGTATTGGTACTCCCAAGATAGCACAGGCTGCATACTGGCGAACATGAGTAAAAATGTCTCTGAATCTTGACAACAGGGGCAGGATCTttccccgggcgccttcatggctgcccactgcttcgtgtggtcactgtgtgtattgtgttccgtgtgtgctgtgttcacacggatCGGTTAAATGTAGTGGTCATatttccccatgttgcatgcagtgctgtgtgtgcatgaatgtgggACAAAAAGAGGAatcttcctccttcctcattcttcctccttcctttaTCTTAAACTTATTGCTTCATCTGGAAATTTCGGTTGCTCCCATTTTCCACCGCGGCCAGACCTCTGAATGAAAGTGTGGCTGCCCTTCTTCCTCTGGGCACATGAGAGTTACTGTGCTTTGACACACAAACGCATGTTACAGACTGTTTAGCACTAAACTACAAAATGAAACACATATTTTGTCCCAGTTCAGTTTgtttgctccagatttgaagtAACCACTCAAGGGTTTTTTACTCAGGTTCACCTAATTCATATGTCAAAATGAtctaaattcaatcaaacattaaaatgctGCAACAATGGATTATTCCTTTACAAAATTATTATAGCAAAAATACCCAAGATTCACCGATTTCATCttctttaattgtatttatttatttattgcttaATTCAGCTGAAGCTTTTGGGATCAGACAAAACGCGACATCTTCTGAGttatgcaacaaaacaaaaaaacagcaaccaATGAGAAACTGGAGTAAAACTGGTTTGAATCTTCTCTgtaccagctctgtgcaggttgttaacaaaagaggaaaactatcctattTTGTTTGTCtacaacttttttcattttgctgagTTATCAAAAGAGCtattgtgtatcattgaagttaaaattgttttacttttgaacattttagagcctgtactttctcacttttacttgagtaaggagttgaatcagtacttctacttttacAGGAGTGTTTTTcacacaagtatctgtacttttacttaaatatagaaggtgagtacttttgccacctctggACTCAGGTcacattcaaatatttcaaTACTGTTTAAATTATActtcaaatacaaataaatactacAAACTGGGGTTAAAGCTAGAAAATATTATTGATCATGAAGAATTGTCCTGGAGGAAATGTGGAGGAATAAAGTATTCTTCATTTAAATAAGTCAGGGATAGTGAATGTTTTGTTGCCCTGCTTTGTTGTTGACATTATCAGCGATGTTGGCTGATTCTTCACTTCCTTCCATGTTCCGAATTCTTTTGTCAAATTCCTATTGAACTACTTATTACCAGCAGCATACACTGCATTTTGTTATGTGAGAAAAATGACCTCATGGGTTTGTGCTGTTTATTCACTTGATGCAGTAAAGAAATTAGCTTTAGCTTGACAGTCACAGGGTAATAATAGTAACTTTAACactaactttatttgtatagcacttatctaaaccaTGTTACAAAGGGCTGCACAAAAATCCATGGCAATAAATTACTGAACTAAAATAACAgttattcaattcagttcaatagTAACAGACAGATGGAAGTCCTTACCTTTGCTTATGTGGCTCTGGACGAAGTAACTCTGCAACATGGAGGACAAGATGCTTTTATAGGCAATACTTATACTTTCACTTTTACCTCTAGTTTCACTTTACACATCTGATTTCAAAATATGTGACCTGAACAAAGTCCAGACCTTTTCTTTGTTCAGACAAAGAACAATCACTCGCTGGCAGGGACCCaggtcaaatcaaatcaaaccaaactaATAAAAATGATTGTAACCCTTTAGAGCATCTGAAACTCATAATCACAACTCTTAATGATTCATTTCCTGGTTGGATCTGGCACCTCATTTGTCATCAGGAAATctttaaacaaatgttgtgtAATTCTATTCAAAATTGTCTGTTCTGCCATTGTTTTGCTTCTCTCTGACTTTAGTGTGGCTTCTGTTTTAGCACCATGGACAGATTACAGGTTACTTAGAGCAGAGGAGGTTGATAAACAGACAGAACatatatcatcatcataaaaaaacattatttatggGATTGTTTTAACAAATGAACCATTGCACTACTCTGAAATCACGCTTCCACTCAGGGTTATAATAGCATGAGGAGAACTTACCCTATCACCAGTGCTCTTTAATTTAGACAATGTCAGATTTTCTGCTCCCTCATCAGTGGCAGGGAGACAAATCAAGTGTGAACTGTCATTGTGAGTTAATACATTTGACAGTAGGAAATCTGCAGTTGCATTCTCAGGCATGTTTTGTCCTTGGCAGTCTGTTATGTGTTGGCGCTTCGTACTCTGCGGTCAAAGCAACACACAGGTCTTCTTATCTTTGAAAGGATTGGATGAAGCTGCGATGCCGGTGAGCAGAGGGTCACTGCGTCTGTGGTCCTTACAGTACTGGACCAAGTCTGCTGCTGTCAGGGACATCTGCTGGGACAAAGGTGGACAGCTTTGACAGGATATACAAAGTTAAACTACTCAGTGGACATTAATGGAGCATTTTAGTAAATTCCAAACTATGgaaatcaaccaatcaattcAACTTTTTGTGCACTTTCAACTACCTCACAACTGACTGATGAGAGACAAACATGTGGACAATGATATTCCATAATATACATtaaaagcaataataataaagattgtTTGCAACATAGATGAAACAAATTTATGTCTATTAACCATTTTAATCAAGAGTTAGACTGCACTTTCACTCCTGCACTTTGCAACAACTAACTGAGTCGTGCTGAAGGACTCGAGGAGCTGGAATACTTCTTACACTGTGAACATGTGAGACATCTATGCTGACGAGAGACCCTGATGtggtttaaaagtaaaagagtcTCAAAATCAAGATGGAAACCCACAGGCAGCCAATGTAAAGGTGAAATGAATGTGGTCTATTCTTCTGGTCCTTGTCAGCACCTGAGCTGCAGAGATCTGAATCGGCTGTAGCTTTTCAGATGCATGTTGTTCACAGATTATTTAAATCAATACATACCTTGATTCTCTCCATGCTTGCCTCCACCCGAAGTTGATCCACCAGCTTTTGTGTCTGAACAACACTGTTGTTGCTGCACATCTTTCCTGACATTGCCCTTGGCAGAAAGACTGAATATCTGTGATCAGTGTCGTTCTTTAACACCCGCAGCAGCGCTGGGAAACGGGATTGGAGCAGTGCTTCATCTGATTCACAGAGTCAGCTCAGAGTGTGCACGAGTGTTTGGTCAGATGAGCTTCTGAGTTTCCTTTTTGAGCTGTGCCCCCTCTTTTTACCACTGTTGGGTGCAGTTCAAAGGCTCTGTGATATAAAAGGTCATGGAATACTTtgttgaaaatgtcacaaacatcacacaacACTTCACAGCCACTATCGATGAAGAGTATTAAGTACAGCAATATGCTGCTTTATACATTTGATATGTCATTTCAGTGGGCACTGGTGAAGGCTGTCAATAATGAGTCACATAGCACATAGAGCACTGgcatacattttataaaatcaGTGCGTTAGTGACCGGGCAAGATTCCTTGGATCACTTACAAAATTACTCAGGGGAAGTAGGTACCTGAATTCCAGTGTTTGATCATTTAGATGTTGGGTATTTGATGATGTGGTAAATTGTGTCATTTTTTGTGCCTTTAGCTGATATTCATTTGTACGAAcgacaactttttatttttcattgaatAAATACtatgtatgtaaaaaaacagGAACCCATTTGCCTGGTGAAAAAATGACTAACAAACATGAtttcaaataattaaatgagataaaacacacaacagcaataatgataataatacatcaAAAGTAgcacattaaaatgtaattactgAATAAATTGTGGTATTGACAACATATTAATAATCATGACTTCATGGTTATTAATAAAACTACTActaataacaatacaaatattaataacacTGATAATACATGTGGAAATATGTCAGCGTGAGTcaactaccactactactaatTGATTCACCAGCACATTTGCTTGGTGAATAAATTGAATAAACATGAGATCAAACACGTAAATACTGctactattactattgttagttattataatgatgataataataataatgataataatacgaCGGAGTGGCGAAAATAAAGTCCAAAAGATAAAGTATCTCCATGTTTGTGAAACCTATACTGAAGTACAATTCCACGAAATG is from Paralichthys olivaceus isolate ysfri-2021 chromosome 5, ASM2471397v2, whole genome shotgun sequence and encodes:
- the LOC109639448 gene encoding guanine nucleotide-binding protein G(I)/G(S)/G(O) subunit gamma-12-like, which translates into the protein MSGKMCSNNSVVQTQKLVDQLRVEASMERIKMSLTAADLVQYCKDHRRSDPLLTGIAASSNPFKDKKTCVLL